A section of the Triticum dicoccoides isolate Atlit2015 ecotype Zavitan chromosome 7A, WEW_v2.0, whole genome shotgun sequence genome encodes:
- the LOC119332569 gene encoding uncharacterized protein LOC119332569, with amino-acid sequence MGDTSRYSSIEKLCESMQRMISQLMEQAQTKTSSTFEILKTLEPNPVKLTGPGDFFSWSRNATLILESHGLQKFLKEDEKKPTDVTQEQWDQNQKRVMVCLLGSMEKTVREQVEGFQSAAEVWTSIEKQFSGKSNKMQVSRIFHELRKIKQEQKTVTEFAGEIKKLYRDLEYFRPFKAHDPRDVPLLREWFEPLLVQTFLDGLNSEFNLRSQLIQATPDWPTLDQAISSILEEETRLANQITTSQTNVDGRAALSSVKQIQSPGTSRNEQANATRFDYTRKPKMVCDHCKKPGHLKKSCFDIVGYPPGWQSKQFNRFTSGGSNAKRPDRAHLTLFGGEQSAAAAQALEEFKSKLMANTSQGPAETTSDAHSGKGSEDKKKSWDWD; translated from the exons ATGGGAGATACCAGTAGGTATTCCAGTATTGAGAAATTGTGTGAAAGTATGCAGCGTATGATTTCACAGCTGATGGAGCAGGCACAAACAAAAACAAGCAGTACTTTTGAAATTTTGAAGACCCTGGAACCCAATCCTGTCAAGTTAACTGGCCCGGGTGATTTTTTTAGCTGGTCTCGGAATGCTACTTTGATTCTAGAGTCACACGGACTTCAGAAATTTTTGAAGGAAGATGAGAAAAAGCCAACAGATGTCACACAAGAGCAGTGGGATCAGAATCAAAAGCGAGTTATGGTATGTCTGTTGGGGTCGATGGAGAAGACCGTGAGGGAACAGGTTGAAGGGTTTCAGTCTGCAGCTGAGGTGTGGACGAGCATTGAGAAACAGTTCTCAGGGAAATCGAACAAGATGCAAGTCAGTAGGATTTTCCATGAATTAAGGAAGATCAAGCAAGAGCAGAAGACAGTGACCGAATTTGCGGGAGAAATCAAGAAACTCTATAGAGACCTGGAGTATTTTAGACCATTTAAGGCACATGATCCCAGGGACGTACCCCTCCTTCGAGAGTGGTTTGAGCCATTGTTGGTTCAGACTTTTCTTGATGGTTTGAACTCAGAGTTCAATCTCCGTTCCCAGCTCATACAAGCCACACCAGATTGGCCTACATTGGATCAGGCCATCTCTAGTATACTGGAGGAAGAAACACGGTTGGCCAATCAGATCACAACTTCACAAACAAATGTTGATGGCAGAGCTGCACTATCTTCGGTTAAGCAAATTCAGTCTCCTGGTACTTCCAGAAATGAGCAAGCAAATGCTACTAGATTCGACTACACAAGGAAGCCTAAGATGGTGTGTGACCACTGTAAAAAACCAGGCCATTTGAAGAAGAGTTGTTTTGATATAGTTGGTTACCCTCCTGGATGGCAATCGAAACAATTTAACAGATTCACCAGTGGTGGTAGtaatgcaaaaaggccagatcgagCTCATCTTACTTTATTTGGGGGAGAGCAGTCTGCGGCAGCAGCCCAAGCACTTGAAGAATTTAAAAGCAAACTTATGGCGAATACTTCACAAGGCCCTGCTGAAACAACATCTGATGCTCATTCTGGGAAAG GATCCGAAGACAAGAAGAAATCTTGGGACTGGGATTGA
- the LOC119332449 gene encoding 3-ketoacyl-CoA synthase 5-like, with translation MVLVLLVDNLFLIWHDTSAHIRLFLLFLCVTTAITLYLMNGSRTVYLVDYACFRPNANHRISKAAWIENIHHSQSDNNDDDNHRFLTRISERSDLGDETYLPPPHHYIPPHYSLSEARAEAELSIFTAIDDLLAKTSINLDAISILIVNCSVFNPTPSLADMIMRRYKLRDDICNVQLSGMGCSAGLIAVGLAKDLLQTAPSDAHALVVSTEIMNRTYYTGRKREMQVFNMLFRMGGSAVLLSTSGTKARFQLAHVIRTCTGYQDNAYQCVFHEEDDKGNLGLNLSKNLVDVAGKALRANIITVGPLILPLSVKIAIFLSYISGKVLNGTAKPYVPDFRTAFDHLCVHAGGRAVIDAVQRSLGLLDEHVEPSRMTLHRFGNTSSSSVWYELAYSEAKGRMTKGDRVWMIGFGSGYKCNSVVLKCIQPANNADKAWQDCIYRYPMDVPKEV, from the coding sequence atggtACTGGTACTCCTAGTAGACAATCTATTTCTCATTTGGCATGATACTTCTGCACACATCCGCCTCTTCTTACTTTTTCTGTGCGTTACCACTGCAATCACCCTGTACCTCATGAACGGTTCGCGCACCGTATATCTTGTTGATTATGCCTGCTTCCGGCCTAATGCCAACCACCGCATCAGCAAGGCCGCATGGATTGAGAACATTCACCACTCCCAGTctgacaacaacgacgacgacaacCATCGGTTCTTGACCCGTATTTCTGAACGGTCAGACCTTGGCGATGAGACCTACCTCCCGCCTCCCCACCACTATATCCCACCGCATTATTCTTTAAGCGAAGCTCGTGCAGAAGCGGAACTGTCCATCTTCACGGCCATAGATGATCTGCTAGCGAAGACATCTATCAACCTTGATGCAATTTCCATACTCATCGTGAACTGCAGCGTTTTCAATCCAACTCCGTCGCTCGCTGACATGATCATGAGAAGATACAAGCTTCGAGATGATATATGCAACGTGCAACTCTCTGGGATGGGCTGCAGCGCAGGCCTCATCGCGGTGGGTCTTGCGAAGGACCTCTTGCAGACCGCTCCCTCCGACGCGCATGCCTTGGTTGTGTCCACGGAGATTATGAATAGGACCTACTACACTGGGAGGAAGCGTGAAATGCAAGTGTTCAACATGTTGTTCCGCATGGGTGGCTCCGCGGTGCTCCTCTCAACCTCGGGTACCAAAGCTCGTTTTCAGCTCGCGCACGTGATTCGGACATGCACCGGGTACCAAGACAATGCATACCAATGTGTGTTCcatgaggaagatgacaaggggaatCTTGGTCTCAATTTATCCAAGAACCTTGTGGACGTTGCTGGCAAGGCTCTCAGGGCTAACATCATCACGGTTGGACCTCTTATTCTTCCTTTGTCAGTCAAGATTGCAATTTTTCTCTCATACATTTCAGGGAAGGTGCTAAATGGAACCGCCAAGCCATATGTGCCCGATTTCCGCACAGCTTTCGACCATTTGTGCGTCCATGCGGGTGGACGAGCGGTGATTGATGCAGTGCAACGTAGCCTCGGTCTGCTAGATGAGCATGTTGAGCCATCAAGGATGACACTTCACAGGTTTGGGAACACATCGAGTAGCTCGGTATGGTATGAGCTGGCCTACAGTGAGGCCAAGGGTCGAATGACGAAGGGGGACCGAGTTTGGATGATTGGGTTTGGCTCAGGATACAAGTGTAACAGTGTGGTGTTGAAGTGCATCCAGCCAGCAAACAATGCTGATAaggcatggcaagattgcatatatcgCTACCCAATGGATGTTCCTAAGGAGGTGTAG